A segment of the Amycolatopsis thermophila genome:
CACACCTGCGACCGGCTGGTCGCGCTCGGGCACGAGGTGACCGTGCTCGACGTGCTCGCCGCTCCGGTGCACCGCGGCACACCGGAGCACCTCACGCCCGGCGCCGAGTTCTACGAGGGCGACGTCCGCAACCCCGACCTGGTGCGCAACCTGCTGCGCCGCACCGACGCGGTCTACCACTTCGCCGCCTACCAGGACTACCTGCCGGACTTCGCGAAGTTCACCGACGTCAACGTCACCTCCACGGCGATGATCTACGAGATCGTCGTGGCGGAGAAGCTCGACCTGGCGCGGATCGTCGTGGCGTCCTCGCAGGCGGCGATGGGCGAGGGCCTCTACTCCTGCCCCGAGCACGGCGAGCAGACACCGGACATGCGACCGGAATCGCAGCTCGAGGCGGCGCGGTGGGACCTCGGCTGCCCGGTGTGCGGCGGGCCGGTCGACGTGCTGCCGACCCCGGAGCGGATCGCCAACCCGCAGAACGCCTACGGCATGTCCAAGCACGGCGAAGAGGTCGTGGCGATCAACCTCGGCCGCCGCTACGGGATCCCGACGGTCGCCCTGCGCTACAGCATCGTGCAGGGGCCGCGGCAGTCGGTGTTCAACGCCTACTCCGGCGCCTGCCGCATCTTCAACCTGCACTACCTGCTCGGCGGCGCGCCGACCCTGTACGAAGACGGGCAGGCGATCCGCGACTACGTCAACATCCACGACGTCGTCGACGCGAACGTGCTGGTCCTCGACGACGACCGCGCGGCGGGCCGGG
Coding sequences within it:
- a CDS encoding NAD-dependent epimerase/dehydratase family protein, which encodes MRILVTGGAGFIGSHTCDRLVALGHEVTVLDVLAAPVHRGTPEHLTPGAEFYEGDVRNPDLVRNLLRRTDAVYHFAAYQDYLPDFAKFTDVNVTSTAMIYEIVVAEKLDLARIVVASSQAAMGEGLYSCPEHGEQTPDMRPESQLEAARWDLGCPVCGGPVDVLPTPERIANPQNAYGMSKHGEEVVAINLGRRYGIPTVALRYSIVQGPRQSVFNAYSGACRIFNLHYLLGGAPTLYEDGQAIRDYVNIHDVVDANVLVLDDDRAAGRVFNVGGGTGYTTQEFAEIVRRQYGSDRPGRISGEYRFGDTRHITSDIDALKQLGWSPSRTPADSVAEYAEWLRGMPGLDEVLAEADAKMRSLGVVRRAGT